One genomic region from Bacillus aquiflavi encodes:
- a CDS encoding YxiF family protein, whose protein sequence is MRKVINLSNERKTKMELLKRKSRRNNLVKELNFMNLTEEPLLDIEDNDLFCKNVFLSLNTWKNKIQLQGDNYKERIQKSIQLLNETIDNIEVTPKQGRLLFFRENEIEAVLVNVNEVFSHLNKIIELTKFSVGYGDFILVAEDFNFGLCIERTEYFYELSVWGLSS, encoded by the coding sequence ATGAGAAAGGTGATTAATCTGAGTAACGAAAGAAAAACAAAAATGGAGCTGTTAAAAAGAAAAAGTAGGAGAAATAATTTGGTAAAAGAATTAAACTTCATGAATCTTACAGAGGAACCACTTTTAGATATTGAAGATAACGATTTATTTTGTAAGAATGTATTTTTGTCACTTAACACATGGAAAAATAAGATTCAATTGCAAGGAGATAACTATAAAGAACGTATTCAAAAATCAATACAATTGTTAAATGAGACTATTGATAATATCGAAGTAACCCCAAAACAAGGAAGACTATTGTTTTTTAGAGAAAATGAAATAGAAGCAGTGTTGGTTAATGTTAATGAAGTATTTAGTCACTTAAATAAAATCATTGAGTTAACAAAGTTTTCAGTTGGATATGGAGATTTTATCCTAGTTGCAGAAGATTTTAATTTTGGTTTGTGTATTGAACGAACGGAATATTTTTATGAGTTAAGTGTTTGGGGACTATCATCATGA
- a CDS encoding ABC transporter ATP-binding protein has product MIVDNTVVHVKNVHKIYGKKSESQFHALNGVSLHIQKGEFVGIMGPSGSGKTTLLNVISTLDRPTQGTIEIAGSDLTRMDQRKLADFRSEQLGFIFQDFNLLENLSIYENIALPLSLQGVSSKKIEPLVTNVAKKLGIEQILTKHPVAVSGGQKQRAAAARALVHNPAIILADEPTGALDSKNAKGLLEAMANLHEQHGVTIMMVTHDPFTASYCQRILFIQDGQLYKEIKRNNNRHDFYKEILDVLGEFGTSHGIA; this is encoded by the coding sequence ATGATAGTGGATAACACTGTTGTACATGTAAAAAATGTTCATAAAATTTACGGTAAAAAAAGTGAAAGTCAATTCCATGCATTAAATGGAGTATCGTTACACATTCAAAAAGGGGAGTTTGTCGGGATCATGGGCCCATCTGGATCAGGTAAAACGACGTTGCTTAACGTCATCTCTACACTTGACCGCCCAACACAAGGAACAATTGAAATTGCTGGAAGTGACCTTACACGTATGGATCAAAGAAAATTAGCTGACTTTCGTTCAGAACAATTAGGATTTATTTTTCAAGATTTTAACCTGCTGGAAAACTTATCAATATACGAGAATATTGCTTTACCTTTATCTTTGCAAGGAGTTTCGTCAAAAAAGATAGAGCCTCTTGTAACAAATGTAGCAAAAAAACTAGGGATTGAACAAATTTTAACTAAACATCCTGTCGCTGTTTCTGGGGGACAAAAACAACGAGCAGCAGCAGCCCGCGCCCTTGTTCATAATCCGGCTATTATTCTCGCTGATGAGCCAACAGGAGCACTTGATTCAAAAAATGCGAAAGGTTTACTCGAAGCGATGGCCAATTTACATGAACAGCATGGAGTAACGATTATGATGGTTACTCATGACCCATTTACCGCCAGTTATTGTCAACGCATTCTCTTTATTCAAGACGGTCAATTATATAAAGAAATTAAGCGAAACAATAACCGTCATGATTTTTATAAAGAAATCCTTGATGTACTAGGAGAATTTGGTACATCTCACGGTATCGCCTAA
- a CDS encoding T6SS immunity protein Tdi1 domain-containing protein: MEQYLKDFRLHNKVPSEIIEKYKQLVPNEIIDLWSNYGFGTFMQGYFKIVNPEEYIDILKESSQRYKDSIVLFATGMGDLIIWSDGYVRLLNYRYGIVKTIMFTFEFFFQNIADSEFRDEDLSWQPYPEALKQYNELDYDECFGYTPLLGLGGAEKVENLKKVKLKEHILIITEFIGSVQ, translated from the coding sequence ATGGAACAATATTTAAAAGATTTTAGGTTGCATAATAAAGTGCCGAGTGAAATTATTGAAAAGTATAAACAACTAGTGCCAAATGAAATAATAGATTTATGGAGTAATTATGGATTTGGAACATTTATGCAAGGATATTTTAAAATTGTCAACCCAGAAGAGTACATTGATATTTTGAAAGAGAGTAGTCAAAGATATAAGGATTCAATAGTCTTGTTTGCTACGGGTATGGGGGACTTAATTATTTGGTCAGATGGATATGTAAGATTACTTAATTATAGGTACGGTATAGTAAAGACAATTATGTTTACATTTGAATTTTTCTTTCAAAATATTGCTGATTCAGAATTTAGAGATGAAGATTTGTCTTGGCAACCGTACCCCGAAGCGCTTAAACAATATAATGAGTTGGATTATGATGAGTGCTTTGGCTATACACCTCTACTAGGTCTAGGTGGAGCAGAAAAAGTAGAGAACCTAAAAAAGGTCAAATTGAAGGAACATATTCTTATTATTACTGAATTTATAGGATCAGTTCAGTAA
- a CDS encoding transposase family protein, whose product MFSVLLELSEFKVVKREIFDTHYFVHVEKKERKKSAASIYCGFHSSSVHDRRTRKVLDLFVLNKPIFLIIHMKRYRCQNCKEVFSSSFESVGSH is encoded by the coding sequence ATGTTTTCCGTGTTACTAGAATTGTCAGAATTTAAAGTAGTTAAACGTGAGATTTTTGATACGCATTATTTTGTTCATGTAGAGAAAAAAGAAAGAAAAAAGAGCGCTGCATCTATCTATTGTGGATTTCATTCCTCGTCTGTCCATGATAGGAGGACAAGAAAAGTACTTGATTTGTTTGTATTAAACAAACCAATATTTCTTATTATTCACATGAAAAGATATCGGTGCCAAAACTGTAAAGAAGTCTTTTCTTCTTCTTTTGAATCTGTAGGATCACATTAG
- a CDS encoding polymorphic toxin type 15 domain-containing protein, whose protein sequence is MIPIHKAIQNLFPHAQIIVDKYQLSTGYSSLPIVGMGTKPLGEIRPQMFSVKSEGREKITKDTGNSKHLDDLPRIKKIDVNFNRNVKHDSEEFARQFKDQEKGMNELTVDEYLKKRKKYLEQGRAIEGNIAQQAAREEAYVKKVNELQREGLTLSQANKQAKEWLDTQAALHNPDQIAGGKAELIGGLGDRRINSSIGSQWRYRIDIVDEQIREITKSMKPEQLKTTYLNVKLTH, encoded by the coding sequence TTGATACCCATTCATAAAGCAATTCAAAATCTTTTCCCACACGCACAGATTATTGTTGATAAGTATCAACTGTCGACAGGCTATTCTTCTCTGCCGATTGTTGGAATGGGAACGAAACCGCTCGGTGAGATTCGTCCGCAAATGTTTTCGGTGAAGAGTGAAGGTAGAGAGAAGATAACTAAGGATACGGGAAATAGTAAGCATTTAGATGATTTACCTAGAATAAAAAAAATTGATGTGAACTTTAATAGAAATGTAAAACATGACTCCGAAGAGTTTGCAAGACAATTTAAAGACCAAGAAAAAGGTATGAATGAACTTACAGTTGATGAGTATTTAAAAAAACGTAAGAAGTATCTAGAACAAGGACGTGCAATTGAAGGTAATATTGCACAACAAGCTGCTAGAGAAGAAGCTTATGTGAAAAAGGTAAATGAACTACAAAGAGAAGGATTAACATTATCTCAAGCCAATAAACAAGCAAAGGAATGGTTAGATACTCAAGCTGCATTACATAATCCAGACCAGATAGCAGGTGGAAAGGCAGAATTAATAGGAGGTTTGGGAGATAGGAGAATTAATTCATCAATAGGTAGCCAATGGCGGTATAGAATTGATATTGTTGATGAACAAATTAGGGAAATTACAAAAAGCATGAAACCTGAACAACTTAAAACTACTTATTTAAACGTAAAATTAACACATTAG
- a CDS encoding Cof-type HAD-IIB family hydrolase → MTARQQRIKLIALDMDGTLLDENGEISEANREAINQAQSEGIYVVLSTGRTIRTCSQYAESLKLSSYLVTVNGSEIWGDRGELVERHMIHSDLIQWMYTLSQQHETSFWAVNTERVWREIMPNEITTCEWLKFGFDTDDQAVREKLYKKLVNSNQLEISNSSPTNLEVNAKGINKARAIRRVCRNLDISMDDVMAVGDSLNDLAMITEAGYGIAMGNAQETVKKAADFVTGTNIEDGVAEAIWKWVLE, encoded by the coding sequence ATGACTGCTCGACAACAGAGGATAAAACTGATTGCTTTAGATATGGATGGTACACTACTAGACGAAAATGGAGAGATTTCGGAAGCTAACCGCGAGGCAATTAATCAAGCCCAAAGTGAAGGGATATATGTTGTTTTAAGTACTGGCCGGACGATACGGACATGTAGTCAATACGCAGAATCTCTTAAACTTTCATCATATTTAGTTACTGTAAATGGAAGTGAAATATGGGGAGACCGCGGAGAGTTAGTAGAAAGACATATGATCCATTCTGATCTTATTCAGTGGATGTATACGTTGTCGCAACAACATGAAACGTCGTTTTGGGCAGTTAATACTGAAAGGGTTTGGCGCGAAATTATGCCAAATGAGATAACAACGTGTGAATGGCTTAAGTTTGGGTTTGATACAGATGATCAGGCAGTAAGAGAAAAGCTTTACAAGAAGTTAGTTAACAGCAATCAATTAGAGATTAGTAATTCAAGTCCGACAAATTTAGAAGTAAATGCAAAGGGGATTAATAAGGCAAGAGCTATTCGCCGTGTTTGCCGAAATCTTGACATTTCTATGGATGATGTGATGGCTGTCGGTGATAGTCTTAATGATTTAGCAATGATAACAGAAGCAGGCTATGGGATTGCAATGGGCAATGCTCAGGAAACGGTAAAAAAAGCGGCAGACTTTGTGACAGGAACGAATATTGAAGATGGAGTAGCAGAAGCAATCTGGAAGTGGGTTTTAGAGTAA
- a CDS encoding purple acid phosphatase family protein: MDWKGWKYVEAPIPEGKATPLKLDLAVRVMETKNDHKNAGTIYVDNIRAVYGETNDDLINPEIINETPAENEVVATNKVKISAIAKDNEGGTGINRDRIFMYVDGKKVNVDFNEETGEVSYVPEEELLDGYHLVKTVVQDRFGNETEKTWQFEVNSGNAGIKPVYEENVYVGNDYPVTIEASQLEKMNKIKLHFKFDPNTLNVKQNALQLHKGISAHHVVQNEIDSDGNVWLELKDLQSAVNIEEIRELAVIPFEAPIHAKNTIAVQFVEGEIMLEGKEAPISLYMPTIHAQVNAHLSTEIDRASTGFPAKLHVRDEKGKPVGNVQVKVISPEHELAVMKSKTAQVYEQPDEASPHVATLEKRDHAVIIEKNNEWLLIKRAKITGWIKANDVQIQPWLLGETNTKGEFKTDKLSIIPGELIIQANKDQQFSFQTEVNVLEHLGTNKPERTNITFNGKKKSMNITWSTSPKTTKSVVELVPTAEFKKNGFAGKHVSQIKGKSNPHPFEAGEIQVHYATLHGLKHHESYTYRVGDGTKDGWSEPAEFTTNSKEKAPFNFILMGDTQAPPNQTEHGFGIFTELFKKAKEDYPDASFMVHVGDMIDDGNLYSHWNAFFESIKDPKLAASTPIVPTVGNHENIGNGVETYKQLFRMPQNGPEGFKGTAYSFDYGNAHFAVLNTETTKEGLIAQGEWLKADMAKSKNKWKIVVFHRAPYYSNPQGGSGTVLDVFPKVFDEIGIDLAISGHDHSYVRTFPLKNGVQAESGTTYLIAGSTGTKFYPATPQPYMDVYFDEKTQVYTNIAVDENRIKIIAKTRDGRIIDEHTISKK, encoded by the coding sequence ATGGATTGGAAGGGCTGGAAGTATGTAGAAGCTCCTATTCCTGAAGGAAAAGCAACACCGCTGAAACTCGACTTAGCTGTCCGTGTAATGGAAACGAAAAATGATCATAAAAACGCTGGTACTATTTATGTTGATAATATTAGAGCAGTGTATGGGGAAACGAATGATGACTTAATAAACCCAGAAATCATAAATGAAACGCCAGCTGAAAACGAAGTTGTTGCAACAAATAAAGTGAAAATTAGCGCCATTGCAAAAGACAATGAGGGTGGAACGGGTATAAACCGTGATCGAATTTTTATGTATGTAGATGGAAAGAAAGTGAACGTTGACTTTAATGAGGAGACAGGAGAAGTTTCATATGTCCCTGAAGAAGAACTGTTAGACGGTTACCATCTTGTGAAGACGGTTGTTCAAGACCGATTTGGTAATGAAACTGAAAAAACATGGCAGTTTGAAGTGAATAGCGGTAACGCAGGTATCAAGCCAGTATATGAAGAAAACGTATATGTCGGCAATGATTATCCTGTTACGATCGAAGCGAGTCAGCTTGAAAAGATGAACAAAATAAAGCTTCACTTTAAGTTTGATCCAAACACATTGAATGTGAAACAAAATGCACTGCAACTTCATAAAGGAATTTCAGCTCATCACGTCGTACAAAATGAAATTGATAGCGATGGCAATGTATGGCTAGAATTAAAGGATCTTCAATCAGCTGTGAACATTGAAGAGATTCGAGAACTTGCTGTTATTCCATTTGAAGCGCCAATTCATGCTAAAAACACGATTGCTGTTCAATTTGTTGAAGGAGAGATAATGCTTGAAGGGAAAGAAGCACCGATTAGTCTATATATGCCAACTATTCATGCTCAAGTAAACGCACATCTTTCTACCGAGATTGACCGGGCATCTACAGGATTCCCAGCGAAACTACATGTTCGGGATGAAAAAGGAAAGCCTGTTGGAAATGTACAAGTAAAAGTAATTTCTCCAGAACATGAGCTTGCTGTTATGAAATCTAAAACAGCACAAGTATATGAACAGCCTGATGAAGCTAGTCCGCATGTCGCAACGCTAGAAAAGCGTGACCATGCAGTCATTATCGAGAAAAACAATGAGTGGCTGCTTATTAAACGAGCGAAGATAACTGGCTGGATAAAGGCTAACGATGTACAGATTCAACCGTGGTTGCTTGGAGAGACGAACACAAAAGGAGAATTTAAAACAGATAAGCTATCCATAATTCCAGGAGAATTAATTATTCAAGCAAATAAAGATCAACAATTTAGTTTCCAAACAGAAGTAAATGTGTTAGAGCATCTCGGTACGAATAAACCTGAACGTACTAATATAACGTTTAATGGGAAGAAAAAATCAATGAATATTACATGGTCAACTTCTCCGAAGACAACAAAATCAGTTGTTGAACTCGTTCCGACAGCTGAATTTAAAAAGAATGGATTTGCAGGAAAACACGTCTCTCAAATAAAGGGAAAAAGCAATCCGCATCCATTTGAGGCAGGAGAGATTCAAGTTCACTACGCGACCCTTCACGGTTTAAAGCATCATGAATCATACACATATCGTGTCGGTGATGGAACGAAAGACGGTTGGAGCGAACCAGCTGAATTTACAACAAACTCAAAAGAAAAAGCGCCGTTTAACTTTATTTTAATGGGGGATACTCAAGCTCCGCCTAACCAAACGGAACATGGATTTGGTATTTTTACAGAACTATTTAAAAAGGCGAAAGAAGACTATCCTGATGCTTCTTTCATGGTTCACGTCGGTGATATGATAGATGATGGCAATTTATATTCCCATTGGAACGCATTTTTCGAATCAATAAAGGATCCGAAACTCGCAGCCTCGACACCAATTGTTCCGACAGTAGGGAATCATGAAAATATCGGAAATGGCGTCGAAACTTATAAACAATTGTTCCGTATGCCGCAAAATGGTCCAGAAGGCTTTAAAGGTACGGCATATTCGTTTGATTATGGAAATGCACACTTTGCGGTTTTAAATACGGAAACAACGAAGGAAGGCTTAATCGCACAAGGGGAATGGCTAAAGGCTGATATGGCAAAATCAAAAAATAAATGGAAAATCGTTGTTTTTCACCGTGCACCTTATTATTCAAATCCACAAGGAGGAAGCGGCACTGTACTCGATGTCTTTCCTAAAGTGTTTGATGAAATAGGGATAGATCTCGCTATATCAGGACACGATCATTCATATGTTAGAACTTTCCCTTTAAAAAATGGTGTGCAGGCAGAAAGCGGTACGACCTACTTAATCGCTGGTTCAACGGGGACGAAGTTTTATCCAGCAACACCTCAACCGTATATGGACGTATACTTTGATGAAAAAACACAAGTATATACAAATATAGCAGTCGATGAAAATAGGATAAAGATTATCGCAAAAACACGTGACGGACGCATCATTGATGAACATACGATTTCAAAAAAATAA
- a CDS encoding FtsX-like permease family protein: MLLKLSLSSIRKKMKDYIVLLFGLVISISIFYMFQTLAQNKEFIEANSVISSIVFVFHVGTAILSVITLFYIFYATSFILSLRQKELGMYMMLGAKKSRVTQVMFFETFAIGLISLFIGLLVGIGLSTGIGDLLMKQLGFPADGFKPFYLPSITTTLIFYIILFLLTSIVNAAKIAKKSILEILTADGQSEPGNVKRVQTLVKTMISVILIGIGYFAFINMDKLLHFGVIISAITTTTGTYLIFNSFLPYFVQRLKQVRHINEKGLNSFTYAQLRFRVVSLSKVLGTVTMLIALGVGAMAAGLSFYINISHSVNTFYTYDVAIHHPNEADEKALEKMNLTDKLQYRYKIDDQSVYFLKDDLIKNPPLAKEDLKDEEVKRISAPLPEQEYIVSSQEEPPTVPEVWSRSFFTDFNVSSQLFADRTVLITDKERYDQFEGKEYQLLVAMTDDFLLYELQLKEIGERQKEVAQAFTGQELEMFHTKYTDYEQIKAIMTGTVFMGFFLGIAFLMMMASVLMFKILSSATTDIKRYSMLRKIGVRKPLLIKSIYKELFIVFTFPALLGIVHVLAGMIMFSFILVDPYLKIWVPITIFLIIYAIYYLVTVQLYKGIVLPKEA, translated from the coding sequence ATGCTTTTAAAGCTCTCACTTTCTAGTATAAGAAAAAAGATGAAAGATTATATCGTCCTCCTTTTCGGACTAGTCATCTCAATTTCGATATTTTACATGTTTCAAACACTAGCACAAAATAAAGAATTTATCGAAGCAAACTCGGTCATTAGCTCAATCGTTTTTGTTTTTCATGTAGGGACAGCCATATTAAGTGTTATTACATTATTTTATATATTTTACGCTACCTCTTTTATTCTTTCGCTTCGGCAAAAAGAATTAGGAATGTATATGATGTTAGGAGCAAAAAAATCACGGGTAACTCAAGTAATGTTTTTCGAAACATTTGCCATTGGACTTATTTCACTTTTTATCGGGCTGTTAGTTGGTATCGGACTTTCAACCGGTATTGGCGATCTGCTAATGAAACAACTCGGGTTCCCAGCTGATGGTTTTAAACCATTTTATCTGCCTTCTATTACAACAACTTTGATTTTTTATATTATTTTATTTTTGTTAACCTCGATTGTAAATGCGGCAAAAATTGCGAAAAAATCGATCCTGGAAATATTAACAGCAGATGGACAATCTGAACCGGGAAATGTAAAACGAGTTCAAACACTCGTTAAAACGATGATCTCAGTCATTTTAATCGGTATCGGGTATTTTGCGTTTATAAATATGGATAAGTTACTGCACTTCGGAGTTATTATAAGTGCGATTACAACAACGACTGGAACATACTTAATTTTCAATTCATTTTTACCTTACTTCGTACAAAGATTAAAACAAGTTCGCCACATAAATGAAAAAGGGTTAAATTCTTTTACCTATGCGCAGCTGCGATTTAGAGTCGTAAGTTTATCAAAAGTATTAGGAACTGTTACAATGCTAATTGCACTTGGTGTTGGGGCGATGGCGGCCGGATTATCCTTTTATATTAACATTAGCCATAGTGTAAATACTTTCTACACGTATGACGTAGCTATTCATCATCCTAATGAAGCAGATGAAAAAGCGTTAGAAAAAATGAACCTGACCGATAAATTACAATATCGTTATAAAATCGATGATCAATCTGTCTATTTCTTAAAAGATGATTTAATCAAAAATCCTCCGCTCGCTAAAGAAGACCTTAAAGATGAAGAGGTAAAACGTATTTCTGCGCCGCTTCCTGAACAAGAATATATTGTCTCTAGTCAAGAAGAACCACCGACAGTACCAGAAGTATGGAGTAGAAGCTTTTTCACAGATTTCAATGTCTCAAGTCAGTTGTTCGCTGACAGAACAGTTTTGATAACAGATAAAGAACGTTACGACCAATTTGAAGGAAAGGAATATCAATTACTCGTAGCTATGACGGATGACTTTTTATTGTATGAATTACAATTAAAAGAAATTGGCGAACGCCAAAAGGAAGTAGCACAAGCATTTACGGGACAAGAGCTAGAAATGTTCCATACGAAGTATACTGATTACGAACAAATAAAGGCGATCATGACTGGAACAGTCTTTATGGGATTTTTCCTCGGAATTGCATTTTTAATGATGATGGCAAGCGTATTAATGTTTAAAATTCTTTCAAGCGCAACAACAGATATAAAGCGTTACAGCATGTTAAGAAAAATAGGCGTCCGTAAACCACTACTCATTAAATCAATCTATAAAGAGTTGTTCATTGTGTTTACGTTTCCTGCTTTATTAGGAATTGTACATGTACTGGCAGGAATGATTATGTTTAGCTTTATACTAGTAGACCCTTATTTGAAAATTTGGGTTCCCATTACGATCTTTCTCATCATTTACGCCATCTATTATTTAGTCACTGTGCAGTTATATAAAGGGATTGTATTACCAAAAGAAGCATAG
- a CDS encoding HNH/endonuclease VII fold putative polymorphic toxin, with protein MFLSFVKNLTLDASDNALLKFISHRKKKYIIEHREDKFGRGPHFHGADDLKGSPLEKGRYNQYPGHSPEDFVGYKTKDRP; from the coding sequence GTGTTTTTGTCTTTTGTTAAAAATTTAACTTTGGACGCATCAGATAATGCTTTACTGAAATTTATATCACATAGAAAGAAAAAATATATCATAGAGCACAGAGAGGATAAATTCGGGAGAGGTCCTCACTTTCATGGTGCTGACGATTTGAAGGGAAGCCCATTGGAAAAAGGAAGATATAATCAGTATCCTGGACATTCCCCGGAAGATTTTGTAGGTTATAAAACGAAGGATCGACCATGA
- a CDS encoding phosphodiester glycosidase family protein, whose amino-acid sequence MTVQVIRRSCAALLAFFLVFQMILMPVPAMQQAVYAESGKENTLGNVVEEWSRPIALGVEETTMVMDGKIGRQSAFVMDVDVKNPNVVIKSGLPNGKDFGMQTVRQQASYTSKPNYVVVGGVNADFYNMSNGVPLGAVIQDGKILKGGTSESFGMKENGEAIIGHPNPQFSLSVNGVEKKINNLNIERGANQLIAYTPNMKTTGTNSYGIEVVVSEVDGDMRKTGTVSGKIEKVIHNKGNEPIQEGQIVLSGHGTAAEFLNTLTVGQEVAVTTKVAEGWEDVNQALGGRIVLVKDGKKVNFNEDSFTTAKAPRTAVGIREDGTVFFVVIDGRQPGYADGVTVFELRDFMYELGAKEALNLDGGGSSTFVTRQPGESELSVMNKPSDGKERSVANSFLIVSTAPQTELSKLAILPDHLLMLSGSKYSFLAKGMDASYNPVEMNGTPSWSVEDAQLGNTDQNGLFTAGEQNVTGNVVATLNGAKGSTEVTVTTELSQLKFPQKEITVKRSEEVTLKVETFYLTEELSMQIRKILLG is encoded by the coding sequence ATGACTGTGCAAGTTATAAGGAGAAGCTGTGCAGCTTTACTGGCATTTTTTCTCGTTTTTCAAATGATATTGATGCCGGTTCCAGCTATGCAGCAAGCAGTTTATGCTGAGAGTGGCAAGGAAAATACACTTGGAAATGTAGTCGAAGAATGGTCGAGACCAATTGCCCTTGGTGTAGAAGAAACGACAATGGTCATGGATGGAAAGATTGGCAGACAAAGTGCGTTTGTTATGGACGTAGATGTAAAAAATCCGAATGTCGTCATTAAATCAGGATTACCAAACGGAAAAGACTTCGGTATGCAGACAGTTCGTCAACAGGCATCATACACTTCAAAACCAAATTATGTAGTAGTCGGTGGAGTGAATGCTGATTTTTATAACATGTCAAACGGTGTTCCCCTCGGTGCAGTCATCCAAGATGGAAAAATATTAAAAGGTGGAACGAGTGAATCGTTTGGAATGAAAGAAAATGGGGAAGCGATCATTGGTCATCCTAATCCGCAGTTTTCTCTATCAGTCAATGGGGTTGAAAAGAAGATTAATAATTTGAATATTGAGCGCGGTGCAAATCAACTTATTGCCTATACCCCTAATATGAAAACAACGGGAACAAATTCTTATGGGATTGAAGTTGTCGTAAGTGAAGTTGACGGTGATATGCGAAAAACAGGTACCGTGAGTGGAAAGATAGAGAAAGTAATACATAATAAAGGGAATGAACCGATTCAAGAAGGGCAAATCGTTCTTTCCGGCCATGGTACTGCCGCGGAATTTCTTAACACTTTAACAGTTGGCCAAGAGGTGGCTGTAACGACAAAAGTAGCGGAAGGATGGGAAGATGTAAACCAAGCATTAGGCGGCCGCATTGTTCTTGTAAAGGACGGAAAGAAAGTGAATTTTAATGAAGATAGCTTTACAACGGCGAAGGCACCAAGAACAGCGGTTGGTATTCGTGAAGATGGAACGGTGTTTTTTGTTGTCATCGATGGAAGACAGCCTGGTTATGCAGATGGGGTTACGGTGTTTGAATTAAGAGATTTTATGTACGAGCTTGGGGCAAAGGAAGCTCTTAATTTAGATGGGGGCGGCTCTTCTACTTTCGTAACTCGTCAGCCTGGCGAGAGTGAGCTTTCTGTCATGAACAAGCCATCAGATGGAAAGGAGCGGTCAGTAGCTAACTCATTCCTAATCGTTTCAACAGCTCCGCAAACTGAGCTAAGCAAGCTAGCAATTCTGCCCGATCATTTACTTATGCTTTCAGGAAGTAAATATTCTTTTTTAGCAAAAGGAATGGACGCTTCATATAATCCAGTTGAAATGAATGGAACACCTTCTTGGTCAGTAGAGGATGCGCAGCTTGGCAATACGGATCAAAATGGTTTATTCACTGCTGGAGAACAAAACGTTACTGGAAACGTCGTTGCTACTTTAAATGGGGCAAAAGGCAGTACCGAAGTAACGGTTACGACTGAGCTTTCTCAGTTAAAATTTCCTCAAAAAGAGATAACGGTCAAACGCAGTGAGGAAGTGACATTAAAGGTAGAGACTTTTTACTTAACGGAAGAACTGTCCATGCAGATCCGCAAAATTTTACTTGGATAG